The Daucus carota subsp. sativus chromosome 9, DH1 v3.0, whole genome shotgun sequence genome window below encodes:
- the LOC108200255 gene encoding auxin-responsive protein IAA7 yields the protein MLKTELCLGLPGGGEAAGEIVKTSGKRGFSETVELKLNLQGDDSALDLKHDKTKVSLDQKNKDQVSRPPAKAQVVGWPPVRSYRKNVMAVQKNTTEEKTEKSAATGNSMIGTAAAFVKVSMDGAPYLRKVDLKMYKSYQELSDALAKMFSSFTMSNYGSQGMIDFMNESKLMDLLNSSEYVPSYEDKDGDWMLVGDVPWEMFVDSCKRLRIMKGSEAIGLAPRAMEKCKSRC from the exons ATGTTGAAGACTGAGCTGTGCCTTGGATTGCCTGGGGGAGGTGAAGCAGCTGGAGAGATTGTCAAGACTTCTGGGAAGAGAGGCTTTTCTGAGACGGTTGAGCTGAAACTCAACCTCCAGGGTGATGACTCAGCCCTAGATCTCAAACATGACAAGACCAAGGTTTCGTTGGATCAGAAGAACAAGGATCAAGTCTCTAGGCCACCTGCCAA GGCTCAAGTTGTAGGTTGGCCACCAGTGAGATCTTACAGGAAGAATGTAATGGCTGTGCAGAAGAACACCACTGAGGAGAAGACTGAGAAGTCTGCAGCCACCGGAAACAGCATGATCGGCACGGCAGCTGCATTCGTCAAGGTCTCCATGGACGGCGCGCCTTATCTTCGCAAGGTGGACTTGAAGATGTACAAGAGTTACCAAGAACTCTCTGATGCCTTGGCCAAAATGTTCAGTTCCTTTACCATGA GTAACTACGGGTCCCAAGGAATGATAGATTTCATGAATGAGAGCAAGCTTATGGATCTGCTCAACAGTTCTGAGTATGTGCCTAGCTATGAAGATAAGGATGGCGATTGGATGCTCGTCGGTGATGTTCCATGGGA GATGTTTGTTGATTCATGCAAGCGTCTGCGCATAATGAAAGGATCAGAAGCCATTGGACTTG CACCAAGAGCCATGGAGAAGTGCAAGAGCAGGTGCTGA
- the LOC108202286 gene encoding pentatricopeptide repeat-containing protein At4g02750, with the protein MNHKVLNLLNRCHTLKDLKSLHSRLVIEGSVNSSDILLNKVLRFYFRYGEINYAHKLFDQVPEPNAFLWTSMIHGYVENKKYGESFGMFRCMLGLSIPPLNFTVMSVLKALARSGGLKEGEAVYGFVRKCGFGFDVMVQNAVIDLFMRCGEVDLARLVFDEMSEKDVVTWNSMISGYGNNGRVDVARELFECMGERNLISWTSIISGYVKGGDMIEAQILFEAMPTKDLAVWNVMISGYVDIGDLDAAVNLLEAMPMHEVTTWNIILLGFCKAHDLKSAKSYFGKMRCKNVASWTMMVDGYVKLGDLNEARLVFEEMPEKNLIAWSTMIAGYAKNGQPQRALELFVQFKEQGIKPDVTLIIGIITACSHMGILDVAESVINDYIGPSLYSNLHVITSLIDMYAKCGSIEKAWKVFETTSEKDLLCYSTMIAAFANHGLGHEAISLFHDMQREHIKPDGVTFIGVLSACNHGGLVTEGRRFFKQMIEEYDTQPTEKHYACMVDLLGRVGCLQEAHNLIASMPMAPSSVVWGALLAACSVHRNVELAEIAAAELFKIEPDNSGNYILLSNIYASAGRWRDVSNVRAMIRSQRVRKNRGSSWIELGAVVHEFVMADNSHRHADDIYSILELLTEDMQLSYV; encoded by the coding sequence ATGAATCACAAAGTACTTAACCTACTCAACCGATGTCACACTTTAAAAGACCTAAAATCTCTGCATTCTCGACTCGTAATCGAAGGCTCGGTGAACTCATCCGACATTCTTTTAAACAAAGTTCTCAGGTTTTATTTTCGTTACGGAGAAATCAACTATGCTCACAAGTTGTTTGATCAAGTTCCTGAACCAAATGCCTTTTTGTGGACTTCAATGATTCATGGGTATGTTGAGAATAAGAAGTATGGTGAATCTTTTGGTATGTTTAGATGTATGTTGGGTCTGTCGATTCCGCCTTTGAATTTTACTGTTATGTCGGTGCTTAAGGCATTGGCTCGGAGTGGTGGATTGAAAGAGGGGGAGGCGGTTTATGGGTTTGTTCGGAAATGTGGGTTTGGTTTTGATGTGATGGTGCAGAATGCTGTGATTGATTTGTTCATGAGGTGTGGGGAAGTTGATTTGGCGAGATTGGTGTTTGATGAGATGAGTGAGAAGGATGTTGTTACGTGGAATTCGATGATATCGGGGTATGGAAATAATGGTAGAGTCGATGTTGCACGTGAGTTATTTGAATGTATGGGGGAAAGAAATTTGATTTCTTGGACGAGCATTATTAGTGGGTATGTCAAGGGCGGTGATATGATAGAGGCACAAATTCTTTTCGAGGCTATGCCTACAAAAGACTTAGCTGTTTGGAATGTAATGATTTCTGGGTATGTCGACATTGGAGATCTTGATGCTGCTGTCAATTTACTTGAAGCAATGCCTATGCATGAAGTCACAAcctggaatataattttattgggGTTTTGCAAGGCACATGACCTTAAATCTGCTAAAAGCTATTTTGGCAAAATGCGTTGTAAAAATGTTGCTTCGTGGACGATGATGGTAGATGGATATGTTAAATTAGGTGATTTGAACGAGGCCAGGCTTGTGTTTGAAGAGATGCCAGAGAAGAATCTGATTGCTTGGTCTACAATGATCGCCGGCTATGCCAAAAATGGGCAGCCACAGCGCGCTTTGGAGCTATTTGTACAGTTTAAGGAGCAGGGTATTAAGCCAGACGTAACTCTGATTATTGGTATTATCACGGCTTGCTCACATATGGGAATTTTAGATGTGGCTGAGTCGGTGATAAATGATTATATCGGACCCTCACTCTATTCTAATTTACATGTCATAACCAGTTTAATAGACATGTATGCAAAATGTGGCAGCATTGAGAAGGCTTGGAAAGTGTTCGAAACGACATCAGAAAAAGACTTGCTTTGTTATAGTACCATGATTGCAGCTTTTGCAAATCATGGATTGGGACATGAAGCCATTTCTTTGTTTCATGACATGCAAAGAGAGCATATAAAACCCGACGGTGTAACTTTTATTGGAGTTTTGAGTGCTTGTAACCATGGAGGTCTCGTTACGGAAGGGAGGAGGTTCTTCAAACAAATGATTGAAGAGTATGATACTCAACCAACAGAGAAGCACTATGCCTGCATGGTTGACCTCCTTGGCCGTGTTGGGTGCCTTCAGGAAGCACATAACTTAATAGCTAGCATGCCCATGGCACCCTCATCAGTTGTTTGGGGAGCTTTACTTGCAGCGTGTAGTGTCCATCGTAATGTTGAACTAGCGGAAATTGCAGCAGCTGAGTTATTTAAGATTGAGCCAGATAATTCCGGAAACTACATTCTTTTATCCAATATATATGCTTCAGCTGGACGATGGCGTGATGTTTCTAATGTGAGAGCAATGATCAGGTCTCAACGAGTGAGAAAAAACAGAGGTTCTAGTTGGATCGAGTTGGGAGCAGTTGTTCATGAGTTTGTCATGGCAGATAATTCACACAGACATGCCGATGACATATACAGTATCTTAGAATTGCTTACAGAAGATATGCAGCTTTCATATGTCTGA
- the LOC108203156 gene encoding auxin-induced protein 22D, with the protein MESIGVEEKGLNLEATELRLGLPGRDKIEKEIISSFNKNKRAAPKSAEDDGSEAKADTKHRDHEAAPAAKAQVIGWPPIRSYRKNNFAPKKAEAEYGNYVKVSMDGAPYLRKIDLKVYTGYKDLLQALENMFKLSIGVYSEREGYKGSEHAPTYEDKDGDWMLVGDVPWDMFMSSCKRLRIMKGSEARGLGCAV; encoded by the exons ATGGAAAGCATTGGAGTTGAGGAGAAAGGTCTCAATCTTGAGGCTACTGAACTTAGGTTGGGTTTGCCAGGGAGGGACAAGATTGAGAAAGAAATAATCTCTAGCTTCAACAAAAACAAGCGAGCAGCACCTAAGTCTGCTGAAGATGATGGATCAGAGGCTAAAGCTGATACCAAACATCGTGACCATGAAGCTGCACCTGCTGCCAA GGCACAAGTGATTGGGTGGCCACCAATAAGATCCTACAGGAAGAATAACTTTGCACCGAAGAAGGCTGAGGCAGAGTATGGAAATTATGTCAAAGTAAGCATGGACGGAGCACCTTACCTAAGAAAGATCGATTTGAAGGTTTATACTGGCTACAAAGATCTCCTACAGGCTTTAGAGAACATGTTCAAACTCTCCATag GTGTATACTCTGAGAGGGAAGGTTACAAAGGATCGGAACATGCACCTACCTATGAAGACAAAGATGGTGACTGGATGTTAGTTGGTGATGTTCCATGGGA CATGTTTATGTCGTCCTGCAAGAGACTAAGAATCATGAAAGGGTCAGAAGCCAGAGGATTGGGTTGTGCGGTTTGA